A region of Planktomarina temperata RCA23 DNA encodes the following proteins:
- a CDS encoding PTS sugar transporter subunit IIA, with protein MIGIVIVAHGGLATEYKAAVEHVVGAQRGIAAVAISADCDREAKRIEICQAADGVDIGGGVVIVTDMFGGSPSNLSLSACNCANRRVLYGANLPLLVKLAKSRSQTVPEAISRAIDAGRKYMDCLPETQ; from the coding sequence TTGATAGGTATCGTTATCGTAGCGCATGGCGGGCTGGCCACCGAATATAAGGCGGCGGTGGAGCATGTTGTGGGCGCTCAACGGGGCATTGCGGCCGTTGCCATCAGCGCAGATTGTGACCGTGAAGCCAAGCGGATTGAAATTTGCCAAGCGGCAGATGGGGTGGATATTGGCGGCGGCGTGGTGATTGTGACCGATATGTTTGGCGGCTCGCCATCCAATCTATCACTTTCTGCCTGTAATTGTGCCAATCGCCGGGTGCTCTATGGCGCCAATCTGCCCCTTCTGGTCAAACTCGCCAAATCTCGCAGTCAGACCGTGCCAGAGGCGATTTCGCGGGCCATAGATGCGGGGCGAAAATACATGGATTGCCTTCCCGAGACTCAATAG
- a CDS encoding twin transmembrane helix small protein, translated as MGNDPLFIIATLACVVVLAILALGIGSFAKGGEFARKHSNRLMRYRIAAQFVAVVLILLAVFFGKG; from the coding sequence ATGGGCAACGATCCACTTTTTATCATCGCCACGCTCGCCTGCGTTGTTGTTCTGGCCATTTTGGCTTTGGGTATTGGCAGTTTCGCTAAGGGCGGCGAGTTTGCCCGCAAACATTCCAACCGCCTCATGCGCTACCGAATTGCGGCCCAATTCGTCGCCGTTGTTTTGATTCTCCTCGCTGTCTTCTTTGGAAAGGGCTAA
- a CDS encoding SDR family NAD(P)-dependent oxidoreductase, whose protein sequence is MQKSILITGCSSGIGLDCAETLHAMGWKVFASCRKQADCDRLEAMGLTSPRLDHADAASIRDTIEQVTQATGGTLDAVFNNGAFAVPGAVEDLPTDALRAIYETNVFGYHEVIRQVLPIMRAQGHGRILNCSSILGFITLRFRGAYNSTKFALEGLSDTLRIEMRGTGIKVILIEPGPIGTKIRENSIPHFEKWIDWKNSPRRAQYEHGLIKRLYNPPEGPDAFELPASAVTAKVVKALNSANPKPRYYVTTPTYVMGFLRRILPTRALDWLLVRM, encoded by the coding sequence ATGCAAAAATCAATACTCATCACGGGGTGTTCTTCAGGCATCGGTTTGGACTGTGCCGAAACCCTGCATGCGATGGGCTGGAAAGTCTTTGCCAGTTGCCGCAAGCAGGCCGATTGTGACCGGCTTGAAGCCATGGGTCTCACCTCACCCCGCCTAGATCACGCGGATGCCGCCTCAATTCGTGATACGATTGAGCAGGTGACGCAAGCCACCGGCGGCACGCTTGATGCGGTATTTAACAATGGGGCCTTTGCGGTGCCCGGCGCGGTCGAGGATTTACCCACCGACGCGCTGCGCGCCATTTATGAAACCAATGTTTTTGGCTATCATGAGGTCATTCGACAGGTCCTGCCGATTATGCGGGCGCAAGGCCATGGGCGCATTCTCAATTGCTCCTCGATTTTGGGATTCATCACCCTGCGTTTTCGCGGCGCATATAACTCAACCAAATTCGCCCTCGAAGGCTTGAGCGACACTCTGCGCATTGAGATGCGAGGCACCGGGATCAAGGTCATCTTGATTGAGCCCGGCCCCATAGGCACAAAGATTCGTGAGAACTCCATTCCGCATTTTGAGAAATGGATTGATTGGAAAAACTCCCCACGCAGAGCGCAATATGAGCATGGGTTGATCAAGCGGCTCTATAACCCGCCTGAAGGCCCCGACGCCTTTGAGCTGCCCGCCTCAGCTGTCACAGCAAAGGTCGTGAAGGCCTTGAACAGCGCCAACCCAAAGCCGCGCTACTATGTCACGACGCCGACCTATGTCATGGGGTTCTTGCGCCGCATCTTGCCGACCCGTGCGCTCGATTGGCTTTTGGTGCGGATGTAA
- a CDS encoding response regulator transcription factor yields MPRIVLVDDDRSHMMSLSMMLEAEGFEVECHSDGLAAWESLSKSLPDILVLDVKLPGLDGMDVVQRLRHVSNIPVMFCTTKEDEIDEVLGLRMGADDYVKKPSSPRVLLERIRALLRRWDVLGGDQALEADETTIMVRGPLSMDPMRHGVTWRGMAVALTVTEFALLKTLAVRPGFVKSRDQLMDVAYDDQVYVDDRTIDSHIKRLRKKMRRVDGDFDAIETLYGIGYRYNEA; encoded by the coding sequence ATGCCAAGAATAGTTCTTGTCGATGATGATCGCAGTCACATGATGTCTCTCTCCATGATGCTTGAAGCGGAAGGGTTTGAAGTTGAATGCCATTCCGATGGGCTTGCCGCTTGGGAGTCTTTGTCAAAGTCCTTGCCCGATATTTTGGTGCTGGACGTCAAGCTTCCAGGCCTCGATGGCATGGATGTGGTGCAGCGGCTGAGGCATGTGTCGAACATCCCCGTGATGTTTTGCACCACAAAAGAGGATGAGATTGACGAAGTGTTGGGCCTGCGCATGGGGGCCGATGATTATGTGAAAAAACCAAGTTCACCAAGGGTCTTGCTCGAACGTATCCGCGCGCTTTTGCGACGATGGGACGTGCTGGGGGGCGATCAAGCTTTAGAGGCGGACGAGACGACCATCATGGTGCGTGGTCCTTTGTCGATGGACCCGATGCGCCACGGGGTGACTTGGCGCGGCATGGCCGTTGCGTTGACCGTGACGGAATTTGCTTTGCTGAAGACGCTGGCGGTCAGGCCGGGCTTTGTCAAAAGCCGCGATCAACTGATGGATGTGGCCTATGATGATCAGGTCTATGTCGATGACCGAACAATAGACAGCCATATCAAACGGCTGCGAAAAAAGATGCGACGGGTAGACGGAGACTTTGATGCAATTGAAACACTCTATGGTATCGGTTACCGATATAATGAAGCCTAA
- the rapZ gene encoding RNase adapter RapZ has product MTDKTQPVHVVLVTGPSGAGRTTAINALEDAGFESIDNMPLSLAPRLFEQPGLSRPMALGLDTRNRDFSTAQMMDTIATLSANPSLTLEVLYLDCSEDVLIRRFSETRRRHHLSPDGAALAGIQLDLDLMQPARVRANVLIDTTQLSPHDLRAEVTRYFAPDKVNPMAISVQSFSYKRGTPRGIDMMFDCRFLRNPYWDETLRAEDGRNPKVQAYVAEDSNFPAFKQKVLDLIDLVIPAHVAEGRSHLAIGFGCTGGKHRSVTMVEMLQKELQLRGWHVSIRHRELLEQAAPSDTSDSKVLSS; this is encoded by the coding sequence ATGACTGACAAAACGCAACCGGTGCATGTTGTGCTCGTGACCGGCCCATCTGGGGCCGGGCGAACCACTGCGATCAATGCTTTGGAAGATGCGGGCTTTGAATCTATTGATAATATGCCTTTGAGCCTTGCACCGAGGTTGTTCGAACAGCCGGGCTTAAGTCGGCCAATGGCTCTAGGCCTTGATACCCGAAATCGCGATTTCTCGACCGCGCAAATGATGGATACAATTGCGACATTGTCTGCCAATCCGTCTTTGACTCTTGAGGTCCTGTATTTGGATTGTTCGGAGGATGTTCTGATCCGCCGCTTCTCCGAAACGCGACGTCGGCACCATCTGTCGCCAGATGGCGCGGCGCTTGCGGGGATACAGCTGGATTTGGATTTGATGCAGCCGGCGCGGGTCAGGGCCAATGTTTTGATCGATACCACCCAATTGTCGCCCCATGACCTGCGCGCGGAGGTCACCCGTTATTTTGCTCCGGACAAAGTCAATCCAATGGCGATTTCTGTGCAGTCCTTCTCGTATAAACGTGGCACACCGCGGGGCATTGATATGATGTTTGATTGTCGCTTCCTGCGCAATCCTTATTGGGATGAGACTCTCAGAGCAGAAGATGGACGAAACCCGAAGGTGCAGGCCTATGTGGCCGAGGATAGTAATTTTCCGGCTTTCAAGCAAAAAGTGCTCGATTTGATCGATCTTGTGATCCCAGCCCATGTGGCGGAGGGGCGGTCGCATCTGGCCATTGGCTTTGGCTGTACGGGCGGCAAACATCGATCCGTCACAATGGTCGAAATGTTACAGAAAGAATTGCAATTGCGCGGCTGGCATGTGAGCATACGGCATAGAGAGCTGCTGGAACAGGCGGCTCCGTCGGACACTTCAGACTCTAAGGTTTTGAGCAGTTGA
- a CDS encoding ATP-binding protein — translation MNDLIVYRRNRWFMGLLLSPMTRRITFFHLLVLLLPAVGAFWLLQLHPDDRDVKRAQLTSEVLLLAQVVEGRLPHRVPVDFVQGDGVDLDGLFDKLTLPAGAEVIAFGPLGEQRSLTPGNSLKAQPAMALPRAWPVWLGPSSPVLLDHLAEIYRQISPQVTKALDRSDGVASMIAAVRNGPGFPRHIQSQSSESEIWVAVPILHRQEMVGGIVLGYPGKAGDPAGRKMVLELALRLLLTAVALAIVLSVVSAWVMFGPVNRMADSVERFSNQLRHGVAAKNITAPNLPQRRDSIGRLSEALHHTIGALFIRIREAEAAVAEVTGEINNPMASMKSAIKALRLQKDPSASAKLLDVIDNDLLRLERVTAPLTQAAAPAPAVAKEVPRPKMGKKERFELISLITSRVAALRPSAVTRGLVLTQSTPKVPVIIEGLPTSVGSILSAFLSNAIQRCAWGDEIRIWTRIQDGMVLVVVEDTGPPLPEGLSQTLFGTGNLPTLGDQGVAEFTAGLAEAAQIVAAHSGVIRAEPVQPAGAGQAFGARFLFGLPV, via the coding sequence ATGAATGATCTCATCGTCTACCGCCGAAACCGATGGTTTATGGGGCTTCTCCTATCGCCCATGACCCGCCGGATCACATTTTTCCATCTGCTGGTGCTTTTGCTGCCAGCCGTGGGCGCGTTTTGGCTGCTGCAGCTCCACCCTGACGACCGCGATGTCAAACGGGCGCAATTGACTTCTGAGGTGCTTTTGCTTGCGCAGGTGGTTGAGGGGCGATTGCCGCATCGCGTGCCGGTGGATTTTGTGCAAGGTGACGGGGTGGATCTTGACGGGCTGTTTGACAAGCTCACCTTGCCTGCCGGTGCTGAGGTGATCGCCTTCGGCCCGCTGGGGGAACAGCGAAGCCTCACGCCAGGAAACAGCCTTAAGGCGCAACCTGCCATGGCCCTCCCCCGCGCCTGGCCCGTCTGGCTTGGACCGTCGTCACCTGTACTGTTGGATCATTTGGCGGAAATTTATCGGCAAATCTCTCCGCAGGTGACCAAGGCGCTGGATCGGTCGGACGGGGTGGCGTCGATGATTGCGGCGGTGCGAAATGGCCCAGGGTTCCCGCGACATATCCAGAGTCAAAGCAGCGAGTCCGAGATCTGGGTGGCGGTACCGATCCTGCATCGTCAGGAGATGGTGGGTGGCATTGTTCTTGGATATCCAGGCAAGGCTGGCGATCCGGCGGGGCGGAAGATGGTTCTGGAATTGGCCTTGCGCTTGCTTTTAACAGCCGTGGCTCTTGCGATTGTTCTTTCGGTGGTGAGCGCTTGGGTGATGTTCGGACCGGTCAACCGCATGGCGGACTCTGTGGAGCGGTTTTCTAATCAGCTGCGCCACGGTGTTGCCGCCAAAAATATCACAGCGCCTAATTTGCCGCAGCGCAGAGACAGTATTGGTCGTCTGTCCGAGGCGCTGCACCATACAATCGGCGCGCTTTTCATACGCATTAGAGAGGCAGAGGCCGCTGTCGCAGAGGTGACGGGCGAAATCAACAACCCGATGGCCTCGATGAAATCCGCGATCAAAGCTCTGCGTCTTCAAAAGGACCCTTCGGCATCGGCAAAACTGTTGGATGTGATTGACAATGATTTGCTGCGATTGGAGCGGGTGACCGCTCCGCTCACCCAGGCGGCGGCGCCTGCACCGGCAGTTGCCAAAGAGGTGCCAAGGCCCAAGATGGGCAAGAAGGAAAGGTTTGAACTGATTTCACTGATTACGTCCCGGGTGGCGGCGCTGCGCCCCTCCGCGGTTACTCGCGGTCTTGTCTTGACGCAATCGACACCAAAAGTGCCTGTGATCATTGAGGGCCTGCCCACGAGTGTGGGCTCGATCCTGTCGGCTTTTCTGTCGAATGCCATTCAAAGATGCGCCTGGGGGGACGAGATTCGGATCTGGACGCGGATTCAAGATGGCATGGTTTTGGTCGTGGTCGAAGACACAGGCCCACCGTTGCCGGAGGGTTTGAGCCAAACCCTATTTGGGACCGGAAACTTGCCCACATTGGGCGATCAGGGCGTGGCCGAGTTTACTGCGGGTCTTGCGGAGGCGGCACAGATCGTTGCGGCCCATTCAGGGGTCATTCGCGCAGAACCGGTTCAGCCTGCTGGCGCGGGGCAGGCGTTTGGGGCGCGCTTTTTGTTTGGCCTGCCGGTGTGA
- a CDS encoding HPr family phosphocarrier protein: MQQILNIINEKGLHARASAKFVETVEQFDAGAVVRKDGLSAEGDSIMGLLMLAAANGTSIEVETRGAEAVALAEALRDLVANRFGEAA, translated from the coding sequence GTGCAGCAAATATTGAATATTATTAACGAAAAAGGCCTCCACGCGCGGGCCTCAGCGAAATTTGTGGAAACGGTTGAGCAGTTTGATGCGGGCGCTGTTGTGCGCAAAGATGGGCTTTCTGCTGAAGGGGACAGCATCATGGGATTGTTGATGCTGGCTGCGGCCAATGGCACCTCCATCGAGGTTGAAACCCGCGGCGCGGAGGCAGTGGCCTTGGCCGAGGCTTTGCGCGATTTGGTGGCCAATCGTTTTGGGGAAGCCGCCTAG
- a CDS encoding electron transfer flavoprotein subunit alpha/FixB family protein, giving the protein MAVLLIAEVNGGELSVDSTAKALTAARQMGDVTVLCVGSGCSSAAEAAAKLEGVSKVLCAQNDAYGHDLAEPVAALIVSLAGDYSHIVAPSTSASKNILPRVAALLDVMVISEVTAVIDAETFERPIYAGNAIQTVKSTDATKVATIRTSTFDATGEGGAASVTSIDAAGDPGLSSWVEDKVAESDRPELTSAGVVVSGGRGVGSQEDFKIIENLADTLGAAVGASRAAVDSGYAPNDWQVGQTGKVVAPDLYVAVGISGAIQHLAGMKDSKVIVAINKDEEAPIFQVADFGLVGDLFDVVPQLTEKLA; this is encoded by the coding sequence ATGGCTGTACTCCTGATTGCTGAAGTGAACGGCGGCGAATTATCCGTTGATTCAACTGCAAAAGCGCTCACCGCTGCAAGGCAAATGGGCGACGTGACCGTTCTGTGCGTCGGATCCGGATGCTCATCCGCAGCTGAAGCGGCCGCGAAGCTCGAAGGCGTGTCCAAAGTGCTTTGCGCGCAAAATGACGCCTACGGCCACGACCTTGCTGAACCGGTCGCCGCTTTGATTGTATCGCTCGCCGGCGATTACAGCCACATTGTCGCGCCTTCCACCTCGGCCTCTAAGAATATTCTGCCGCGTGTTGCGGCGCTTTTGGATGTTATGGTCATATCCGAAGTGACAGCGGTTATTGACGCAGAGACATTCGAGCGTCCGATCTATGCGGGCAATGCGATCCAAACGGTGAAATCCACCGATGCCACCAAAGTCGCCACGATCCGCACCTCTACCTTCGATGCAACCGGTGAAGGCGGCGCAGCCTCGGTCACCAGCATTGATGCCGCCGGCGATCCTGGCTTGTCCTCTTGGGTGGAAGACAAGGTTGCCGAAAGCGACCGCCCTGAACTCACCTCAGCGGGCGTTGTGGTCTCTGGTGGCCGTGGAGTTGGCTCGCAGGAAGACTTCAAGATCATCGAAAATTTGGCCGACACATTGGGCGCCGCAGTGGGGGCCTCCCGCGCCGCGGTCGATTCTGGCTATGCTCCGAATGACTGGCAAGTCGGGCAAACTGGAAAGGTTGTGGCACCGGATCTCTATGTTGCGGTTGGCATTTCTGGTGCCATTCAACATTTGGCTGGCATGAAGGACTCCAAAGTCATCGTTGCGATCAACAAGGATGAAGAGGCACCTATCTTCCAAGTGGCGGATTTCGGTCTCGTGGGTGATTTGTTTGATGTCGTGCCGCAACTGACAGAGAAACTGGCCTAA
- a CDS encoding HPr kinase/phosphorylase, protein MSFEAWRNYSNDDEALLLHGSAVSVGGSGLLILGPSGAGKSSLAIEMLALGAQLVSDDRVWLRASQNGLLLQAPDAIAGRIEARGLGLISCAHRSEASLKFCIDLSQYSDRRLPFVQEVTRLGHTVSVIPGGPDVPRAAALLLLLQNGFAAYD, encoded by the coding sequence ATGAGCTTTGAGGCTTGGAGAAATTACAGCAATGACGATGAGGCGTTGCTGTTGCATGGCTCCGCCGTGTCGGTCGGCGGGAGCGGGTTGTTGATATTAGGTCCTTCAGGCGCCGGCAAATCCAGCCTCGCGATTGAAATGCTGGCGCTTGGGGCGCAGTTGGTTTCAGATGATCGCGTCTGGCTGCGCGCTTCGCAAAATGGGTTGCTCCTTCAGGCGCCTGACGCCATCGCAGGGCGTATCGAGGCGCGCGGTCTTGGCCTTATATCCTGCGCGCATAGGTCCGAGGCGTCCCTAAAATTCTGCATAGATCTGTCACAATATAGTGATCGCCGCTTGCCTTTTGTTCAAGAAGTCACAAGATTGGGTCATACAGTTTCGGTTATTCCCGGTGGGCCGGACGTGCCGCGGGCTGCGGCGCTCCTGCTTTTGCTTCAAAATGGATTTGCAGCCTATGACTGA
- a CDS encoding electron transfer flavoprotein subunit beta/FixA family protein: protein MKVLVPVKRVIDYNVKVRVKADGSGVDLANVKMSMNPFDEIAVEQAIRLKEAGQADEVVAVSIGVKQNQETLRTALAMGADRAILVVATEDVHTDIEPLAVAKILKAVIDEEQPGIVLAGKQAIDNDMNATGQMLAALTGWSQATFVSELDIQGDSALVTREVDGGLQTIKVSMPTIVTVDLRLNEPRYASLPNIMKAKKKPMDEKTPADLGVDIAPRLTIVSTGEPEARAAGIKVGSVDELVEKLKEVGAV, encoded by the coding sequence ATGAAGGTCTTAGTGCCGGTCAAACGTGTAATCGATTATAACGTGAAAGTCCGTGTAAAAGCGGATGGCAGCGGCGTCGATTTGGCCAATGTAAAAATGTCGATGAACCCTTTCGACGAAATTGCTGTCGAACAAGCAATCCGCTTAAAAGAGGCAGGGCAGGCCGATGAAGTGGTCGCAGTTTCCATCGGTGTGAAACAAAACCAAGAAACCCTGCGCACGGCCCTGGCTATGGGTGCGGATCGCGCAATCTTGGTTGTCGCAACCGAAGATGTGCACACCGACATTGAACCTCTGGCGGTTGCAAAAATCCTAAAGGCTGTCATCGACGAAGAGCAGCCCGGTATCGTGTTGGCCGGCAAGCAGGCGATCGATAATGATATGAACGCCACGGGCCAAATGCTGGCTGCTCTGACCGGTTGGTCACAGGCGACTTTCGTTTCCGAACTCGATATCCAAGGGGACAGCGCTTTGGTCACCCGCGAAGTGGACGGCGGCTTGCAGACGATCAAAGTCTCCATGCCGACCATTGTCACTGTGGACCTGCGTCTCAATGAACCACGCTACGCCTCATTGCCCAACATCATGAAGGCGAAGAAAAAGCCGATGGATGAGAAAACACCCGCGGATCTAGGCGTTGATATCGCGCCGCGCCTGACCATTGTCTCCACCGGCGAACCTGAAGCAAGAGCGGCGGGCATCAAAGTAGGCTCTGTCGATGAGCTGGTCGAGAAACTTAAAGAAGTGGGGGCTGTATAA
- a CDS encoding DNA topoisomerase IV subunit A — MSEQMNDTAPIPSETTEPLRRAIGERYLTYALSTIMHRALPDARDGLKPVHRRILYAMRELKLTANGGFRKSAKISGDVMGNYHPHGDAAIYDAMARLAQDFNVRYPLVDGQGNFGNIDGDNPAASRYTEARMTIVAEALLEGLSENAVDFRENYDGTLTEPVVLPATFPNLLANGSSGIAVGMATNIPPHNISELIDACLHLIKSPDARDDTLLQYVPGPDFPTGGILVEPPENIAQAYRTGRGSFRLRCKWEVEDLGRGLWQIVVTEIPYQVQKSKLIEKLAEVIQTKKVPILGDVRDESAEDLRIVLEPRSKNVGPELLMNMLYRNSDLELRFSLNMNVLIDGLTPKVCSMKEVLRAFLDHRQEVLVRRSEHRLAKIDHRLEVLEGFILAFLNLDRVIDIIRYDEEPKTALMFEDWGRDHPRAMSESDYIGPLSYRKAVEGQEELSEVQAEAILNMRLRSLRRLEEMELRRERDALQQERATLDDLIADEGLQWAKISEQLRATRKAFGKDYAGGARRTAFAIAGEVEEVPLEAMIEREPVTVVCSKMGWIRAMSGHVALDKPLKYKDGDEGRFVFHAQTTDKLIVFGSNGRFYTLVADNLPGGRGMGEPLRLMVDLPNDVEIVDFFIHDPSVKRLVASTAGDGFVVPETEIVAQTRSGRQVLNVKGDVKALLSCPVVGDYVACVGENRKVLIFGVDELPEMGRGKGVRLQKYKDGGLSDATTFTREEGLSWKDPAGRKRVVEAAELAEWMGKRASAGRMAPRGFPRDNCFTK; from the coding sequence ATGTCAGAACAGATGAACGATACCGCGCCCATTCCAAGTGAAACGACTGAACCGCTCCGCCGGGCCATTGGCGAGCGTTATCTCACCTATGCGCTTTCGACGATCATGCACCGCGCTTTGCCTGATGCACGAGATGGTTTGAAACCGGTTCACCGCCGCATTCTTTATGCAATGCGCGAACTGAAGCTGACTGCCAACGGCGGATTTCGCAAATCTGCGAAGATTTCCGGCGATGTGATGGGCAATTATCATCCCCATGGGGATGCGGCGATCTATGATGCCATGGCCCGCTTGGCGCAGGATTTCAACGTGCGCTATCCGCTGGTGGATGGTCAGGGCAATTTTGGCAATATCGACGGCGACAATCCCGCCGCGAGCCGATACACTGAGGCGCGGATGACCATTGTCGCCGAGGCGCTTTTGGAGGGCCTGTCGGAAAATGCAGTGGATTTCCGGGAAAACTACGACGGCACGCTCACCGAGCCCGTGGTTCTGCCCGCAACCTTTCCCAATCTTTTGGCCAATGGCAGCAGCGGGATCGCCGTGGGCATGGCCACCAATATCCCGCCGCATAACATCTCGGAGCTGATCGATGCCTGTCTGCATTTGATCAAAAGCCCCGATGCCCGTGACGATACATTGTTGCAATATGTGCCCGGTCCCGATTTTCCGACGGGCGGTATTTTGGTCGAGCCACCAGAAAATATCGCGCAGGCCTATCGCACGGGGCGCGGTTCTTTTCGGTTGCGCTGCAAATGGGAGGTTGAGGATCTTGGCCGCGGGCTTTGGCAAATTGTGGTCACGGAAATTCCCTATCAGGTGCAAAAATCAAAGCTGATTGAGAAATTGGCTGAGGTTATCCAAACCAAAAAAGTACCCATCCTGGGCGATGTGCGCGATGAATCGGCAGAAGATCTACGGATTGTATTGGAGCCGCGCAGCAAGAATGTCGGACCGGAATTGCTGATGAATATGCTCTATCGAAACAGCGATCTTGAGCTGCGGTTCAGTCTGAATATGAACGTGCTGATTGACGGGCTCACCCCAAAGGTCTGCAGTATGAAAGAGGTGTTGCGCGCCTTTCTCGACCACCGGCAAGAGGTTCTGGTGCGGCGCTCTGAGCATCGTTTGGCGAAAATCGATCACCGCCTGGAGGTCTTGGAGGGCTTTATTCTAGCGTTCCTCAATCTCGATCGGGTGATTGATATCATCCGCTACGATGAGGAGCCAAAAACCGCGCTGATGTTTGAAGACTGGGGCCGGGATCATCCGCGGGCTATGTCCGAAAGCGATTATATCGGCCCGCTGAGCTATCGCAAGGCGGTGGAGGGGCAAGAGGAGCTGTCGGAAGTTCAGGCGGAGGCTATTTTGAATATGCGCCTGCGCAGCTTGCGGCGTTTGGAAGAGATGGAATTGCGCCGTGAGCGCGATGCTTTGCAACAAGAGCGGGCCACTTTGGACGATTTGATTGCGGATGAAGGTCTGCAATGGGCGAAAATCAGCGAGCAATTGCGCGCCACGCGCAAGGCCTTTGGCAAAGACTATGCCGGCGGCGCCCGCCGCACGGCCTTTGCCATTGCGGGCGAGGTCGAAGAGGTGCCGCTTGAGGCCATGATTGAGCGTGAACCGGTGACGGTTGTTTGCTCAAAAATGGGATGGATAAGGGCTATGTCTGGGCATGTGGCCTTGGACAAGCCGCTGAAATACAAAGATGGTGATGAGGGCCGTTTTGTCTTCCATGCGCAAACCACAGATAAGCTGATCGTTTTTGGCAGCAACGGGCGTTTCTATACGCTGGTGGCGGACAATCTGCCGGGCGGGCGCGGCATGGGCGAGCCTCTGCGCTTGATGGTGGATCTGCCCAATGATGTCGAAATTGTCGATTTCTTCATCCATGATCCGTCGGTGAAGCGCTTGGTGGCCTCAACGGCCGGTGACGGGTTTGTGGTGCCTGAAACCGAGATCGTCGCACAGACGCGCAGCGGTCGGCAGGTGCTCAACGTCAAGGGAGATGTGAAGGCACTCCTGTCTTGTCCTGTGGTGGGAGATTATGTGGCCTGTGTCGGTGAAAACCGCAAGGTTTTGATTTTTGGCGTCGATGAGCTGCCGGAAATGGGCCGAGGCAAAGGGGTGCGCTTGCAAAAATATAAAGACGGCGGCCTGTCCGATGCCACGACGTTTACCCGCGAAGAGGGGTTGTCTTGGAAAGATCCCGCCGGGCGAAAACGCGTCGTTGAGGCTGCGGAACTGGCCGAATGGATGGGCAAACGCGCCAGTGCTGGCCGCATGGCGCCACGCGGATTTCCGCGTGACAATTGCTTTACGAAGTGA
- a CDS encoding cob(I)yrinic acid a,c-diamide adenosyltransferase, with amino-acid sequence MVVLNKIYTKTGDAGTTALGNGTRVEKHALRVNAYGTVDETNATVGLARQHATGDMDAQLAAIQNDLFDLGADLCRPDMEKDAQAEYQPLRMSEAQVARLEAEIDVMNDALEPLRSFILPGGSALAAQLHLCRTVSRRAERMTVELAGQEAINASALQYLNRLSDWFFVAGRIANDDGRADILWVPGANR; translated from the coding sequence ATGGTTGTGCTTAATAAAATCTACACAAAAACCGGAGACGCCGGCACCACCGCGCTTGGCAATGGCACGCGCGTTGAAAAACATGCCTTGCGGGTCAACGCTTATGGCACAGTGGACGAAACCAACGCCACGGTTGGCCTGGCACGGCAACATGCGACGGGTGACATGGATGCGCAATTGGCCGCCATACAAAACGACCTGTTCGATCTTGGCGCAGATCTCTGCCGGCCAGATATGGAAAAAGACGCTCAGGCAGAATATCAACCACTGCGCATGAGCGAGGCCCAGGTGGCGCGCCTGGAAGCAGAAATCGACGTGATGAATGACGCTTTGGAGCCGCTGCGCTCTTTCATTCTTCCCGGTGGCTCAGCGCTTGCAGCACAGCTGCACCTGTGCCGAACCGTCTCACGCCGCGCAGAACGGATGACCGTTGAATTGGCCGGGCAAGAGGCGATCAATGCCTCAGCCTTGCAATATCTCAATCGCCTTTCAGATTGGTTTTTCGTCGCCGGGCGCATCGCAAATGATGATGGGCGTGCCGATATTCTTTGGGTTCCCGGCGCCAATCGTTAA